Proteins encoded by one window of Catharus ustulatus isolate bCatUst1 chromosome Z, bCatUst1.pri.v2, whole genome shotgun sequence:
- the RMI1 gene encoding recQ-mediated genome instability protein 1, whose amino-acid sequence MSTSNIAARVETWLSSTWHVKVPFTWLEACINWIQEENSGSNLSQAEINKQVFEQWLLTDLRDLEYPILPNCILDTPKGELSGYYSIQIDSLVDVSQSAYSQLQKLRGKSTVNEEVTASTQAFQKPWEAKPTRMLMLQLTDGIHQIQGMEYQPVPVLCSNLPPGTKITVQGNIAYRLGVLLLKAENVKLLGGEVDTLLEDYCQERVLARLIGETENPNSIGQAGHEQIFSRPVDELEQTLEPSDEELLASLDENNEFTLNNRRSLESGYCSRSNNFNTASDSLTAHNGNVLQQKSGSPLPHSDEQVSPPIEYADDFLNDFPLEDDFLLEEEMQREMEEMPPAGVNRNIGLITGRFPHISRSSCNSSLNGTGEEDNVNERDKPREAISKEKNMGRTVFEEDGNSMSDFLQHGGLHQTCSSSDFSLENPPEEGQSFTDLDENRCKHQHISDSRVLNDDPVFSLKMDAEGGQQKRDSQIFPCKAVEAHLDLDSPPFTYISLLAKKPETVTILKVKCFIVTLTGNLTKSSGSWGIKAKISDGSAYLEVDFADDILTSLIGFSVPEINKLKKDPASRLKLKDGLEKCQKQLIDLCCLMTIEFNPFQSKATVIILQDVDAGHLEQLKKRLNK is encoded by the coding sequence ATGTCTACATCTAACATTGCAGCAAGAGTGGAAACTTGGCTTTCATCCACATGGCACGTTAAAGTTCCTTTTACATGGCTGGAAGCATGTATTAATTGGATCCAGGAAGAAAATAGTGGTAGTAATTTAAGTCAAGCTGAGATTAACAAGCAGGTATTTGAGCAGTGGCTTCTTACTGATCTGAGAGACTTGGAATATCCCATTTTGCCTAACTGCATCTTAGATACTCCCAAGGGAGAGTTATCAGGCTACTACTCCATACAGATTGATTCACTGGTGGATGTTAGCCAGTCAGCATATTCACAGTTGCAGAAGCTAAGAGGGAAAAGCACTGTAAATGAAGAAGTAACAGCCAGTACTCAGGCATTCCAGAAGCCCTGGGAAGCAAAACCTACTCGAATGTTGATGCTACAACTAACGGATGGCATACATCAAATTCAGGGCATGGAGTATCAGCCAGTGCCTGTTCTCTGCAGTAATCTTCCTCCTGGAACAAAAATCACTGTACAGGGCAATATTGCATATCGTCTTGGAGTTCTTCTgcttaaagcagaaaatgtcaAACTGTTGGGGGGTGAAGTTGATACTCTTCTTGAGGATTATTGTCAGGAAAGAGTCCTTGCTAGATTGATTGGAGAAACTGAAAACCCTAATTCTATTGGACAAGCTGGACATGAACAGATATTTTCAAGGCCTGTGGATGAATTAGAACAGACTCTTGAGCCTTCAGATGAAGAGCTTTTAGCCAGCCTTGATGAAAACAATGAATTTACTTTAAACAACAGAAGATCTTTAGAAAGTGGATACTGTAGCAGAAGCAACAATTTTAATACAGCCTCAGATTCACTGACAGCACACAATGGTAATGTTTTGCAACAAAAATCTGGAAGTCCTTTGCCTCACTCAGATGAACAAGTTTCACCTCCCATAGAATATGCTGATGACTTTTTAAATGACTTTCCTTTAGAAGATGACTTTCTTCTGGAAGAAGAGATGcaaagagaaatggaagaaatgcCACCAGCGGGCGTAAACAGAAACATAGGTTTAATTACTGGCAGATTTCCACATATATCTAGAAGCTCTTGCAATTCATCTTTAAATGGCACTGGTGAAGAAGACAATGTGAATGAAAGAGATAAGCCCAGGGAAGCaatcagcaaagaaaagaacatgGGACGAACAGTATTTGAGGAAGATGGAAATAGCATGAGTGACTTTTTGCAGCACGGGGGCTTACATCAGACGTGCAGTTCatcagatttttctttggaaaatccTCCTGAGGAAGGGCAGAGTTTTACAGACCTAGATGAGAACAGATGTAAACACCAACACATTTCTGACAGCAGGGTATTAAATGATGATCctgtattttccttaaaaatggaTGCAGAAGGAGGTCAGCAGAAACGTGATTCACAGATCTTTCCTTGCAAGGCAGTAGAGGCACATTTAGATTTAGATTCTCCACCTTTCACATATATTTCTCTTCttgcaaaaaaaccagaaactgtTACAATTCTGAAAGTTAAATGTTTTATTGTCACTCTCACTGGAAACCTCACAAAAAGCAGTGGGTCCTGGGGTATAAAGGCAAAAATTTCTGATGGTTCTGCTTATCTTGAAGTAGATTTTGCTGATGATATTCTAACAAGTTTGATTGGCTTTTCAGTGCCTGAAATTAATAAGCTGAAAAAGGATCCAGCTTCACGTCTAAAACTTAAGGATGGTTTAGAGAAATGTCAAAAGCAGCTGATAGATCTCTGTTGTTTGATGACTATTGAGTTCAATCCATTTCAGTCTAAAGCTACTGTAATAATTCTCCAGGATGTTGATGCTGGGCATCTAGAACAGTTGAAGAAACGTTTGAATAAATAA